From the genome of Adhaeribacter pallidiroseus:
ATAAATATTAAAAATAGACGTTACCTAATTTTTTAATTAAAAATCATATTGAATAAAAATTTAAAAATAAACCTTCAACCTGTAACTAATTACAACTTGTAACTTGCAACTTAATATAACTTGCAACTAAACACAACTTGTAACTTGCAACCTTTAACCTGTAACTAAATTTGATACCGTTATTTACCATTGGATTTTTGGAAATAAACTGGCTCGATATCGCGGATATCTTGTTGGTAACGGTATTGCTGTACCAGTTATACAAAGTGCTTACCGGCAGCGTAGCCCTTAAAATATTCGTGGGTTTGCTTTCGGTTTACTTATTGTATTTAGTGGTAAAAGCAGCGGGCATGGAGCTGCTTACCATTATCCTGGGGCAGTTTATGGGCGTGGGCGTGCTGGCCATGATTATTTTGTTTCAGCAGGAAATCCGGCGATTTCTGATGATGATTGGCAAAAGCTCGCCTTTTAACAAAGACAACTTTTTCCTGGGATTTCCGTGGCGCAAAGCCGAAACCGAAAACCGCATTAATCTCACGCCTTTTATCGAAGCGGCCAAATCGTTGGCCGGTAAAAATACCGGGGCCTTAATTGTATTTGCCCGTAGTTCCGAGCTTAAATTTTACGCTGAATCCGGCGATTTAATTGATGCCGTAGTCTCCAAACGTTTATTACTTTCTATTTTTAATAAAACCAGCCCTTTGCACGATGGTGCCGTAATTATCGCCAATAACCGTATTAAAGCGGCCCGCTGTATTTTACCCGTTACCGAAAACAACGATGTACCGGCCTCGATGGGTTTGCGCCACCGGGCGGCCATTGGTTTAAGCGAAGTAACGGATAGCGTGGTGCTGGTAGTATCGGAAGAAACCGGGCAAATTTCGTTGGTACGGAACGGCGAAGTGTACCGCAACCTCGCCGCCGCTGATTTACGTTCCAAACTCAACCACTTCCTCTTCGACATCGAACCAAAATCTACCACTCCGGCCGGCGAAAAATCGGTATCGGTGGCGTAGGTTTCAACTTTTTATCTTTATTTTAAAGCATAAATATTACCTGAACCAGCTACTATTTATGTCGGCAATTTGGTACACATGCGTACTAAATTAAGAAATGATTGATAACTAATGCGTATTATCCCAACAGAAAACGGGCTTCTGCCGGCCGTAAAGAGATTATCATTCAGGCTAAAAATTTAGCTTTTAAAAACAGCAATTCTATTTTACTCCAGATGTACTGGCAAATAGGCCAACTGATTGTAGAAGATGAACAGCAAGGTAAAGCTAAAGCTGCCTACGGCAAAGAAGTGCTCCAGAACCTCTCCCGGCAGCTTACCCTGTAATTTGGCAAAGGTTTCGACGAAAGTAACTTGCGTAATATCCGTGTTTTTTATCTGGCTTTCCCCATTCGTGACGCGCTGCGTCACGAATTAAGTTGGACGCATTACCGCATTTTAAATCGAATTGATAATGCATGACCTTCGGCAGCAATAGGCAAAGGATGCCATAGAAGGGAACCGGAATACGCGTACCTTACAACGTAATATCGCCAGCCCATATTTGGGACGCACACTCGAAATACCTAAAACAAACAATAACGCAACTGAAACAAAAACTTTATTAAAGATCCGTACATTTTTGAGTTTTTAGGGTTTCCTAATGATATAGATGTAAGTGAAAGTAAAATCGAAACGGCTCTTATTAATCATTTACAGCAGTTTTTAATGGAACTGGGCAAAGGCTTTGCCTTTGTAGCCCGGCGGCAGCATATTGTAACGGACACTTCCGATTTTTACATTGATCTGGTTTTTTATAACTATTATCTTAAATGCTTTGTGCTGATTGATCTTAAAACGGACAAACTCACGCATGCCGCCATTGGCCAAATGAATATGTACGTGCGCATGTACAACGATCTGAAACGCAGTGAAGACGATAATCCTACGATTGGTATTATTTTGTGCACCGAAAAAGACGAAACAATTGTAAAATATTCCGTATTAGCCGAAAACGAACAGTTTTTTGCCAGTAGATACCGATTATACTTACCTAAAGAAGAAGATCTAAAGCAATTAATAGAAACTAGCCGGATATATTTGGAGCTAAAGCAACAATATTAAACCAACTTCCATGATTCTTATTATAATCAATAGCCAACATTAACTGGTTAGCAAAAGTACATTCATGCTGCAAACCGAAAGATTACATATTGAACTGGCTAATCCGGGGGACAAAGAATTCATCTTCCGGCTACTCAATAGTCCAAACTGGCTAAAATACATTGGCGACCGGGGCATAAAAACCCTTGAGGATGCCGAAAACTACATCCGAAATGCTTTAATTAAAAATTATCACGAAAAAGGCTTTGGATTATATAAGTTAGTACTAAAAGCAGATAAAACGCCTATTGGTATTTGCGGATTTCTAAAAAGAGATTATCTGGATTCGGTAGATATTGGCTACGCCGTTTTACCCGCTTATGAAGAAAAAGGGTATACGCTGGAAGCTGCCGCGGCTGTTATGGATTACGGTAAAACTTACTTAAGCTTGCAAACTGTTTATGGTATTACCACCGAAGCCAATCTGGCTTCGCGACACATTCTCGAAAAGCTGGGTTTGCAGTTAACCCATAAGAGACCTGACCCCGAATCCAAGTACGAATGGCTGGTATATGCAACTAAAAAATAACTAGTAATCAGGAGTAATTTAAAAAATTTAAAAAATGAACTCATGCCATACCATTACTTGCCGCCACCTGAGCCGCTGAAAAATTATATCCGCTTTTTCTGGATCCTGGAAAACAAGGATTCTAGTGCTGATCTTAAAACTTTTACCATCATGGCGGATGGTTGCC
Proteins encoded in this window:
- a CDS encoding GNAT family N-acetyltransferase, whose product is MLQTERLHIELANPGDKEFIFRLLNSPNWLKYIGDRGIKTLEDAENYIRNALIKNYHEKGFGLYKLVLKADKTPIGICGFLKRDYLDSVDIGYAVLPAYEEKGYTLEAAAAVMDYGKTYLSLQTVYGITTEANLASRHILEKLGLQLTHKRPDPESKYEWLVYATKK
- a CDS encoding PDDEXK nuclease domain-containing protein: MKDPYIFEFLGFPNDIDVSESKIETALINHLQQFLMELGKGFAFVARRQHIVTDTSDFYIDLVFYNYYLKCFVLIDLKTDKLTHAAIGQMNMYVRMYNDLKRSEDDNPTIGIILCTEKDETIVKYSVLAENEQFFASRYRLYLPKEEDLKQLIETSRIYLELKQQY
- the cdaA gene encoding diadenylate cyclase CdaA, with amino-acid sequence MIPLFTIGFLEINWLDIADILLVTVLLYQLYKVLTGSVALKIFVGLLSVYLLYLVVKAAGMELLTIILGQFMGVGVLAMIILFQQEIRRFLMMIGKSSPFNKDNFFLGFPWRKAETENRINLTPFIEAAKSLAGKNTGALIVFARSSELKFYAESGDLIDAVVSKRLLLSIFNKTSPLHDGAVIIANNRIKAARCILPVTENNDVPASMGLRHRAAIGLSEVTDSVVLVVSEETGQISLVRNGEVYRNLAAADLRSKLNHFLFDIEPKSTTPAGEKSVSVA